Proteins from a genomic interval of Microbacterium imperiale:
- a CDS encoding fumarylacetoacetate hydrolase family protein — MRQERGRSERPGKIIAVHLSYASRAAQRGRTPAAPSYFLKASSSVAASGGVVERPAGTELLAFEGEIALVIGRDAHRVGLAEAWDHVAAITAANDLGLYDLRAADKGSNLRSKSRDGFTPLGPDLIDARTVDPRRLRVRTWVNGDLVQDDTTADLLFPLAQIVADLSQHLTLETGDVILTGTPAGSSVIVPGDVVEVEVDAPDAGATSGRLVTTVTSGPGDGFDPALGSLPAVDDTQREEAWGSRTAAGLPDAEPAAAASGLSAELRGKLERVPVAALSQQLRRRGLDNVTIDGVRAMHADRKLVGTAATLRFVPLREDLFAQHGGGFNAQKRAFDTVGAGEVIVIEARGETGSGTLGDILALRAQARGAAGVVTDGGVRDAAAVAAVGLPVYSAGAHPAVLGRRHVPWEAGGTIACGGATVQPGDVIVGDADGVIVIPPTMVDEVVAAALAQEDEDAWIARRVAEGASVDGLFPMDASWRARYDGERDA; from the coding sequence ATGAGACAAGAGCGAGGACGCTCCGAGCGACCGGGCAAGATCATCGCGGTCCACCTGAGCTACGCATCCCGGGCGGCGCAGCGCGGCCGCACCCCGGCTGCGCCCTCGTACTTCCTCAAGGCCTCGAGCTCGGTCGCCGCCTCGGGCGGGGTCGTCGAGCGCCCAGCGGGCACCGAGCTGCTGGCCTTCGAGGGCGAGATCGCGCTCGTCATCGGCCGAGACGCGCACCGCGTCGGCCTCGCCGAGGCCTGGGATCACGTCGCGGCGATCACCGCCGCGAACGACCTCGGCCTCTACGACCTGCGCGCCGCGGACAAGGGCTCGAACCTGCGCTCCAAGAGCCGCGACGGCTTCACTCCCCTCGGCCCCGACCTCATCGATGCCCGCACCGTCGATCCGCGCCGGCTGCGCGTGCGCACGTGGGTCAACGGCGACCTCGTGCAGGACGACACCACCGCCGACCTGCTGTTCCCGCTCGCGCAGATCGTCGCCGACCTCTCGCAGCACCTCACGCTCGAGACCGGCGACGTCATCCTGACGGGCACACCCGCCGGCTCCTCCGTCATCGTCCCCGGCGACGTCGTCGAGGTCGAGGTCGACGCGCCCGACGCCGGAGCGACCTCGGGGCGTCTCGTCACGACCGTCACGTCCGGCCCCGGTGACGGCTTCGATCCCGCGCTCGGTTCGCTGCCCGCCGTCGACGACACCCAGCGCGAGGAGGCGTGGGGCTCGCGGACCGCGGCGGGGCTGCCCGACGCGGAGCCCGCCGCCGCGGCATCCGGTCTCTCCGCCGAGCTGCGGGGGAAACTCGAGCGGGTGCCGGTCGCCGCGCTGTCGCAGCAGCTGCGCAGGCGCGGCCTCGACAACGTCACGATCGACGGCGTGCGAGCGATGCACGCCGACCGCAAGCTCGTCGGAACCGCCGCGACGCTGCGGTTCGTCCCGCTGCGCGAAGACCTCTTCGCGCAGCACGGCGGCGGGTTCAACGCTCAGAAGCGGGCGTTCGACACCGTCGGGGCGGGCGAGGTCATCGTGATCGAGGCGCGGGGGGAGACCGGGTCGGGCACGCTCGGCGACATCCTCGCCCTCCGCGCTCAGGCCCGCGGTGCGGCCGGCGTCGTGACCGACGGCGGCGTGCGCGACGCGGCGGCCGTCGCCGCGGTCGGCCTTCCCGTCTACAGTGCCGGCGCGCACCCGGCCGTCCTCGGTCGCCGGCACGTGCCGTGGGAGGCGGGCGGCACGATCGCCTGCGGCGGAGCGACCGTGCAGCCGGGCGATGTGATCGTGGGAGACGCGGACGGCGTCATCGTCATCCCGCCGACGATGGTCGACGAGGTCGTCGCCGCGGCGCTGGCTCAGGAGGACGAAGACGCGTGGATCGCCCGGCGCGTCGCCGAGGGGGCGTCCGTCGACGGACTGTTCCCGATGGACGCGAGCTGGCGCGCCCGCTACGACGGCGAGCGCGACGCATGA
- a CDS encoding MFS transporter gives MSTPTPRHASRSGFTPTGTIATTADRRRVVFATVVGTTVEWYDFFIYATAVGLVFGQLFFAPLGANSALIGFATVGVSFLFRPLGAFLAGHLGDRLGRKLVLMWTLILMGVATALIGLLPTYETIGLAAPVILVLLRIVQGISAGGEWGGAVLMAVEHAPKTRRGAFGASPQIGVPLGLLLASGVMALMAMIAPGDAFLAWGWRVPFLLSVVLILVGWYVRRRVEESPVFTELAERREKAHMPIVQLFRKHAALVIIAAFVFAGNNAVGYMTTGGYIQNYATNPDGPLAFDREPVLWAVAGSAVTWLISTLVAGFVSDRIGRRTTYIAGWIFQLAGVFALFPLVNSGSIGLLFLGLAILTIGLGLTYGPQAALYAELFPASIRFSGVSISYAIGAILGGAFAPTIATALVQATGTTMSVTWYLAGMTLLGLIATLLLRDRSGIPLDPDHEAEQSVSPIVGAARR, from the coding sequence ATGAGCACCCCCACACCCCGTCACGCCTCGCGCAGCGGATTCACCCCGACCGGCACGATCGCCACGACCGCCGACCGGCGTCGCGTCGTCTTCGCCACCGTCGTCGGAACCACCGTCGAGTGGTACGACTTCTTCATCTACGCCACGGCCGTCGGTCTGGTGTTCGGACAGCTCTTCTTCGCGCCCCTCGGCGCCAACAGCGCGCTGATCGGCTTCGCCACCGTCGGCGTGAGCTTCCTGTTCCGTCCGCTCGGCGCGTTTCTGGCCGGTCACCTCGGCGACCGGCTCGGCCGCAAGCTCGTGCTGATGTGGACGCTCATCCTGATGGGCGTCGCCACGGCGCTGATCGGGCTGCTGCCGACCTACGAGACGATCGGGCTCGCCGCGCCCGTCATCCTCGTGCTGCTGCGCATCGTCCAGGGCATCTCCGCCGGCGGCGAGTGGGGCGGCGCGGTGCTCATGGCCGTTGAGCACGCCCCGAAGACGCGACGCGGCGCCTTCGGCGCGTCGCCCCAGATCGGCGTGCCGCTCGGGCTGCTGCTGGCCTCGGGCGTCATGGCGCTCATGGCGATGATCGCCCCCGGCGACGCCTTCCTCGCCTGGGGATGGCGCGTGCCCTTCCTGCTGAGCGTCGTCCTCATCCTCGTCGGCTGGTACGTGCGCCGCCGCGTCGAAGAGAGCCCCGTCTTCACCGAACTCGCCGAGCGCCGCGAGAAGGCGCACATGCCGATCGTCCAGCTCTTCCGCAAGCACGCCGCGCTCGTCATCATCGCCGCGTTCGTCTTCGCCGGGAACAACGCAGTCGGCTACATGACGACCGGCGGATACATTCAGAACTACGCCACGAACCCCGACGGCCCCCTCGCGTTCGACCGCGAGCCGGTGCTCTGGGCGGTCGCGGGCTCGGCGGTCACGTGGCTGATCTCGACGCTCGTCGCCGGCTTCGTCTCCGACCGCATCGGCCGCCGCACGACATACATCGCCGGCTGGATCTTCCAGCTCGCGGGCGTCTTCGCCCTCTTCCCGCTCGTGAACTCCGGCAGCATCGGCCTGCTCTTCCTGGGGCTCGCGATCCTCACGATCGGCCTGGGTCTCACGTACGGCCCCCAGGCCGCTCTCTACGCCGAGCTCTTCCCCGCGTCGATCCGCTTCTCGGGGGTCTCGATCTCGTACGCGATCGGCGCGATCCTCGGCGGCGCGTTCGCCCCGACCATCGCCACCGCGCTCGTGCAGGCAACGGGCACGACCATGTCGGTCACCTGGTACCTGGCGGGGATGACGCTGCTGG